In Moorena sp. SIOASIH, the following proteins share a genomic window:
- a CDS encoding succinate dehydrogenase/fumarate reductase flavoprotein subunit, which yields MLEHDVIIVGGGLAGCRAALEIKRSEPKLDVAIVAKTHPIRSHSVAAQGGMAATLKNVDASDSWEAHAFDTVKGSDYLADQDAVEILTKEAPEVVIELEHMGVLFSRLPDGRIAQRAFGGHSYRRTCYAADKTGHAILHELVNNLRHNGVKLYDEWYVMQLILEEGQAKGVVMFQLLDTKVEVVRAKAVMFATGGYGRVFNTTSNDFASTGDGLGMSALAGVPLEDMEFVQFHPTGLYPVGVLISEAVRGEGAYLINSEGDRFMSDYAPKQMELAPRDITSRAITLELRAGRGIHPDGRAGGPFVYLDLRHMGKDKIMSRIPFCWEEAHRLVGIDAVHQPMPVRPTAHYSMGGIPVNTDGQVHSGKDGLIEGFFAAGESACISVHGANRLGSNSLLECVVYGKRTGAAIAKYVQDRKLPDIDEQSYLNAAQAKIKALVEKSGTLRLNQLRQAFQDCMTQFCGVFRNQASMEEGLNQLEQLKQQYQQIYLDDKGNCWNTEIIEALELRNLMIVGEIILTSALNRRESRGAHSREDYPQRDDPNFLKHTLAFYSSAGIDLQYKPVSITLFEPKERKY from the coding sequence ATGCTAGAACACGATGTCATTATTGTCGGTGGGGGATTAGCTGGATGTCGCGCTGCTTTAGAGATTAAACGCTCTGAGCCTAAGCTGGATGTCGCCATTGTGGCTAAAACTCACCCAATTCGTTCCCATTCGGTGGCTGCCCAAGGGGGTATGGCAGCTACTCTGAAGAATGTTGATGCGTCCGATAGCTGGGAAGCCCATGCCTTTGACACGGTGAAAGGGTCTGACTACTTGGCAGACCAGGATGCAGTAGAAATCCTCACCAAAGAGGCTCCAGAGGTGGTCATTGAGCTGGAACACATGGGGGTGCTGTTTTCCCGCTTACCGGATGGTCGGATTGCTCAGAGGGCTTTTGGAGGGCATTCCTATCGCCGCACTTGCTACGCGGCAGATAAGACGGGTCACGCCATTTTGCATGAACTGGTGAACAATCTCCGGCATAACGGTGTCAAACTCTACGATGAGTGGTACGTTATGCAGCTGATTTTGGAAGAGGGCCAGGCAAAAGGGGTGGTGATGTTCCAGCTCCTAGACACGAAGGTGGAAGTAGTACGGGCAAAAGCGGTCATGTTTGCTACTGGGGGTTATGGACGGGTATTTAATACGACCTCCAATGACTTTGCCTCCACTGGGGATGGTCTGGGAATGTCAGCTCTGGCTGGGGTGCCTTTGGAAGATATGGAGTTTGTACAGTTTCACCCTACGGGCTTGTATCCGGTGGGGGTTTTGATTTCTGAGGCGGTACGAGGGGAAGGGGCTTATCTGATTAACTCAGAAGGCGATCGCTTTATGAGCGACTACGCCCCCAAACAAATGGAACTGGCACCCCGGGATATTACTTCAAGAGCGATTACCCTAGAACTCAGAGCTGGTCGTGGCATTCACCCTGATGGCAGGGCAGGGGGACCTTTTGTTTACCTTGACCTGCGCCACATGGGCAAAGACAAGATTATGAGTCGGATTCCGTTTTGCTGGGAAGAAGCCCATCGATTGGTTGGTATTGACGCAGTACATCAACCAATGCCAGTACGACCAACTGCCCACTACTCTATGGGGGGAATCCCTGTCAACACCGATGGGCAAGTCCATAGTGGTAAAGATGGGTTAATTGAAGGCTTCTTTGCCGCTGGGGAATCAGCCTGTATCTCTGTTCATGGGGCAAATCGCCTTGGGAGTAATTCCCTGTTGGAATGTGTCGTTTATGGCAAAAGAACTGGTGCTGCGATCGCAAAATACGTCCAAGACCGGAAGTTACCAGACATTGACGAGCAATCCTACCTCAATGCAGCCCAGGCAAAAATCAAAGCCCTTGTGGAAAAATCTGGCACCTTACGGCTTAACCAGTTGCGTCAAGCCTTCCAAGACTGTATGACCCAATTCTGTGGCGTTTTCCGTAACCAAGCTTCCATGGAGGAGGGGTTAAACCAACTGGAACAATTGAAACAACAGTACCAGCAAATTTATTTGGATGACAAAGGCAACTGCTGGAACACGGAAATTATCGAAGCCTTGGAACTGCGCAATTTAATGATAGTCGGAGAAATCATTCTTACATCTGCCCTGAACCGACGAGAAAGCCGGGGTGCCCATAGCCGGGAGGATTATCCCCAACGGGATGATCCCAATTTTCTCAAACACACCCTAGCGTTTTACTCATCCGCAGGTATTGACCTGCAATATAAACCGGTAAGCATCACCTTGTTTGAACCGAAAGAGCGGAAGTATTGA
- a CDS encoding FAD-dependent oxidoreductase, producing MASNQERSYDVIGFGDEVPGILALIAAGKEYRRRTGKYPRILLMSKGSKHEGVGGHLVRGGLAYLDRCQIPRNLRKSLKLGTFGSPPTLYKEFLQRSGVTLIALDPRKADAALKKMMQEAGVALIREVKIASVIKDGPKLAGIKLARGETYFAKQFIDSTVNGELAQAAGVRKLKGFNTFGLPESELPVTLVFETEGLSIRRLKQVEYAYLKRFANPADQEAQRWLKQAAGSDAQFAERLRKNMRDPRGNLKTMWVGKDYIDIRSPALSVAYHSFRGKTFSLAKSGVILDEGNVAILPGGRLSWNALLCKVNGSEAEELAQGGAKPSAKILEEMNFVETWLKGFGAKAVKPASELYIRHAGNITGVVDPLYGSQMLLGGTPNWSALGTFGYHFDVRGGIEGLGNRASQNGFKSVSFSKPIFNIGIQHAQIKAVPNLAVVSPGSGFQGFASSAGRIVEFNAGVGQALGIAAITALLSGRNLSNVSNSEVRKVLLSTKQLPRVYGYANNNEAKKLKNFESLLVLV from the coding sequence ATGGCCAGTAATCAAGAACGTTCTTACGATGTCATTGGATTTGGTGATGAAGTTCCAGGTATCTTAGCGCTGATCGCTGCTGGGAAAGAGTATCGCCGCCGGACAGGTAAGTATCCACGCATTCTATTAATGTCCAAAGGCAGTAAACATGAAGGTGTTGGTGGTCATCTGGTCAGGGGAGGTCTGGCCTACCTTGATCGCTGCCAGATTCCTCGTAACCTGCGTAAATCCCTCAAGCTCGGCACCTTTGGCTCACCCCCTACCCTCTACAAAGAATTTTTACAGCGCTCAGGTGTTACCTTAATTGCTCTTGACCCCCGCAAAGCTGATGCCGCCCTCAAGAAAATGATGCAAGAAGCAGGTGTGGCTCTGATCCGGGAAGTCAAGATTGCATCAGTCATTAAAGACGGTCCAAAGCTAGCTGGCATCAAGTTAGCTAGAGGCGAAACCTATTTTGCCAAGCAATTTATCGATTCCACAGTCAATGGAGAATTAGCCCAAGCGGCTGGAGTTAGGAAACTAAAAGGATTTAACACCTTTGGCTTGCCCGAATCTGAACTACCAGTCACCCTAGTATTTGAAACTGAGGGACTCAGTATCAGAAGACTAAAGCAGGTAGAGTATGCTTATCTCAAGCGCTTCGCTAATCCTGCTGATCAAGAAGCTCAACGGTGGTTAAAGCAGGCTGCTGGGTCTGATGCTCAGTTTGCTGAACGACTCAGGAAGAATATGAGAGACCCCAGGGGTAATCTGAAAACCATGTGGGTCGGTAAAGATTACATCGACATTCGCTCCCCAGCCCTATCCGTAGCGTACCACTCCTTTAGAGGTAAGACTTTCTCTCTAGCAAAAAGTGGTGTCATCCTCGATGAAGGAAATGTGGCAATTCTTCCAGGAGGTAGGCTTTCCTGGAATGCTCTCCTGTGTAAGGTTAATGGCAGTGAAGCAGAGGAATTAGCTCAAGGAGGTGCTAAACCCTCTGCTAAGATTCTCGAAGAGATGAATTTTGTTGAAACTTGGCTCAAGGGTTTTGGAGCGAAAGCCGTTAAGCCAGCTTCTGAGCTTTATATCCGCCATGCAGGCAATATTACTGGTGTAGTAGACCCTCTCTATGGATCCCAAATGCTCTTAGGTGGCACACCCAATTGGTCTGCTTTGGGAACCTTTGGCTATCATTTTGATGTGCGCGGGGGTATCGAAGGTCTTGGTAACAGAGCGTCTCAGAACGGGTTTAAAAGTGTAAGTTTTAGTAAGCCAATTTTCAACATAGGCATCCAGCATGCCCAAATTAAGGCAGTCCCTAATTTAGCCGTTGTCAGTCCTGGTTCTGGGTTTCAAGGGTTTGCTTCCTCCGCTGGTAGAATTGTGGAATTCAATGCTGGTGTTGGTCAGGCATTGGGAATTGCCGCCATTACTGCCCTTCTTTCTGGCAGGAACCTAAGTAATGTATCCAACTCTGAGGTCAGAAAAGTACTTTTAAGCACTAAGCAACTTCCTCGGGTTTATGGATATGCTAATAATAATGAAGCTAAGAAATTGAAAAATTTCGAGTCTTTATTAGTGCTGGTTTGA
- a CDS encoding SDR family oxidoreductase, with protein sequence MSISEKTFLVTGAGTGIGYSIADRLITLGAKVILHCNSHIGSAQELASKAKTNCVVIQKDLSQPQAGQQLVEEVLNLGYALDGVVNNAAIMTELSLDDNPSVWEEKWLKTLQVNLIAVSSITRRAIEHFKSKGGGIIVNISSRAAHRGDTPEYIHYAASKAALSNLTKSIARNFAADGILAYSICPGFVDTEMAVEFTQNYPLSQIVSGIPLQRIAQPEEIAAMVVFLLSGQVPSATGTNIDINGASYVRA encoded by the coding sequence TTGTCAATTTCAGAAAAGACATTCCTAGTAACAGGTGCAGGAACGGGAATCGGTTACTCGATTGCCGATCGCCTGATCACCTTAGGAGCAAAAGTTATCCTGCACTGCAATTCCCATATCGGTTCAGCCCAAGAACTGGCATCCAAGGCAAAAACCAATTGTGTCGTCATTCAAAAAGACTTATCCCAGCCCCAAGCAGGACAACAATTGGTAGAGGAAGTTCTCAATCTGGGATATGCCCTTGATGGTGTTGTGAATAATGCCGCGATCATGACCGAACTCAGCTTGGATGATAATCCCTCAGTCTGGGAAGAGAAATGGCTGAAAACTCTTCAAGTTAACCTGATTGCTGTTAGTTCCATCACCCGACGCGCCATAGAACACTTTAAGTCCAAGGGAGGAGGAATTATTGTTAACATCTCTAGTCGTGCAGCTCATCGAGGCGACACCCCAGAGTATATACACTATGCAGCCTCCAAAGCAGCACTGAGTAATTTAACCAAAAGTATTGCTCGAAACTTTGCTGCTGATGGCATACTTGCCTATTCTATTTGTCCGGGCTTTGTTGATACCGAAATGGCTGTGGAATTTACCCAAAACTATCCTCTGTCTCAGATTGTATCCGGTATTCCCCTACAGCGAATCGCCCAGCCAGAGGAAATTGCTGCAATGGTGGTTTTCCTCTTATCCGGACAAGTCCCCTCGGCAACTGGAACCAACATTGATATTAACGGAGCCTCATACGTCCGCGCTTAG
- a CDS encoding four helix bundle protein, with protein sequence MLEVKSYRDLKVWNRAMDLVVLCYKLTSKLPKTEIYGLSSQIQRAAVSIPANIAEGKGRQHLGDYIHLRCGKGTPVIPGTG encoded by the coding sequence GTGCTCGAAGTTAAGAGTTATCGAGACTTAAAGGTTTGGAATCGGGCAATGGACTTGGTTGTACTATGCTACAAACTTACTTCTAAGTTACCAAAAACTGAGATTTATGGACTGAGCAGCCAAATTCAACGAGCTGCTGTTTCGATTCCAGCTAATATCGCTGAGGGCAAAGGGAGACAGCATTTGGGAGACTATATCCATCTGAGATGCGGCAAGGGGACTCCCGTTATACCCGGCACGGGTTAG
- a CDS encoding family 10 glycosylhydrolase, which yields MKPLLRLWPIALANRLVSFQQTIKHQGWWILLFVIGMIIPLCQLSPSYASSTFRDVPENDWAQPCITKLAQQNIIRGYPDGTFKPNAPITRAEFAALLLKAFPSAPQVRSDQKFVDVPTNYWANQAIRNADKTGFLAGYPGRVFRPKQNIPRVQALVSLASGLKYKPVKPSLETLKAAFTDATTIPNYAQNAIAAATENQIVVNRPNVKQFKPNQQASRAEVAAFLCQATQTTGLIPNQYIAKVEPPTPGSTEAELRGVWLTNIDSEVLFSTTAVTDSLEKLKELNFNTVYPTVWNWGYTLYPSQVAKRVVGLEARISTELEKDLFDPDKGVQGGRDVLKEIVEVGHDNGLRVIPWFEFGFKAPSYSELAKRHPDWLTQTKDGVKTQTTKGLEPEDERLQEIVWLNPFKPEVQQFIQDLVIEIVSNYDVDGIQFDDHFGLPVTFGYDDFTVELYKKEHQGKSPPTDPKDQEWVRWRANKITDFLTKLFRAVKDSVEDSNNDVIISLSPNPQRFSYQFFLADWASWEQRGLVEELIVQIYRDNFSTFISELDQTEVKRAQSHIPVGIGILSGLRTRLVPVSQIQRQVDAVRLRGFAGVSFFFYETLLNMSDEPASKRQSGFEVMFPEFVKAPDIEDWKKSN from the coding sequence ATGAAACCGTTACTCAGACTCTGGCCTATAGCCTTGGCAAATAGACTGGTTTCCTTTCAGCAAACCATTAAACATCAGGGTTGGTGGATTTTGCTATTTGTAATCGGGATGATAATTCCTCTATGCCAGCTTTCCCCATCCTACGCCAGTAGCACTTTTAGAGATGTCCCAGAGAATGATTGGGCTCAACCGTGTATCACTAAATTAGCACAACAAAATATTATCAGGGGTTACCCAGATGGTACCTTTAAACCGAATGCTCCGATCACCAGAGCTGAGTTTGCTGCACTGCTTCTGAAGGCTTTCCCTAGTGCTCCTCAAGTCCGCAGTGACCAAAAATTCGTAGATGTACCAACTAATTACTGGGCTAATCAGGCTATTCGTAATGCTGATAAAACGGGCTTTTTGGCTGGCTATCCTGGTAGAGTTTTTCGCCCTAAGCAAAATATCCCTCGTGTCCAAGCGTTAGTATCTTTAGCTAGTGGATTGAAGTATAAACCGGTCAAGCCTTCCCTAGAAACTTTAAAGGCAGCGTTTACTGATGCTACAACAATTCCGAACTATGCCCAAAATGCGATCGCAGCGGCTACGGAAAATCAGATTGTGGTCAATCGCCCTAATGTGAAGCAATTCAAACCTAACCAACAAGCTAGTCGAGCTGAGGTAGCTGCTTTCTTGTGCCAAGCTACCCAAACCACTGGATTGATTCCTAATCAATACATTGCTAAGGTTGAGCCACCAACTCCTGGTTCTACTGAAGCGGAGTTAAGAGGGGTATGGCTGACTAATATTGATAGTGAGGTACTTTTTTCTACTACAGCAGTAACGGATAGCCTAGAAAAACTTAAGGAGCTGAACTTTAACACGGTATATCCTACAGTGTGGAACTGGGGTTATACACTATATCCGTCTCAAGTAGCTAAACGGGTAGTGGGACTGGAAGCACGAATATCGACGGAGTTAGAGAAAGACTTATTTGACCCAGACAAGGGGGTGCAGGGAGGGCGAGATGTTCTCAAGGAGATTGTCGAGGTGGGACATGACAATGGTTTGAGAGTTATTCCCTGGTTTGAATTTGGCTTCAAAGCACCCTCCTATTCTGAGTTAGCCAAACGCCACCCAGATTGGCTGACTCAAACCAAAGATGGGGTCAAGACTCAAACCACTAAAGGGTTAGAGCCAGAGGATGAAAGACTACAAGAGATTGTTTGGCTCAATCCTTTTAAACCAGAGGTACAGCAATTTATTCAAGATTTAGTTATCGAAATTGTCAGCAACTATGATGTTGATGGTATCCAATTCGATGACCACTTTGGCTTGCCAGTGACCTTTGGTTACGATGACTTCACAGTAGAATTGTACAAAAAAGAACACCAAGGTAAATCTCCCCCCACTGACCCAAAGGATCAGGAATGGGTACGCTGGCGAGCAAATAAAATTACGGATTTCCTAACCAAGCTGTTTCGAGCAGTTAAAGACAGTGTTGAAGACAGTAACAATGATGTGATTATTTCCCTATCTCCTAATCCCCAGCGTTTTTCTTACCAATTCTTTTTAGCTGATTGGGCAAGTTGGGAACAACGGGGTTTGGTAGAGGAACTAATTGTCCAGATTTATCGAGATAATTTCAGCACTTTCATTTCGGAATTAGACCAGACAGAAGTCAAAAGAGCACAGAGTCATATTCCGGTAGGGATTGGGATTTTAAGTGGTCTAAGAACTCGCTTAGTTCCGGTATCACAAATTCAGCGGCAAGTGGATGCTGTGCGACTGCGGGGATTTGCTGGTGTGTCGTTTTTCTTTTATGAAACGTTGTTGAATATGAGTGATGAACCAGCTTCTAAGCGTCAGAGCGGTTTTGAGGTCATGTTTCCTGAATTTGTGAAAGCACCAGATATAGAGGATTGGAAGAAATCCAATTGA
- a CDS encoding ADP-ribosylglycohydrolase family protein → MELIHRYRGSLLGLAVGDAVGTTLEFKAPGSFTPIEDMVGGGPFGLKPGYWTDDTSMALCLAHSLIEQQGFDPVHQLQQYLRWSREGQVIRNPSTENSASKRAQMKVASEFSRLERNIATGVDNCLARVY, encoded by the coding sequence ATGGAGCTAATTCACCGTTACCGTGGTAGTCTCTTAGGATTGGCTGTTGGGGATGCAGTCGGTACTACTTTAGAGTTTAAGGCACCAGGCTCCTTTACCCCGATTGAAGATATGGTGGGTGGTGGACCTTTTGGTTTGAAGCCAGGCTACTGGACTGATGATACATCCATGGCCCTGTGTTTAGCCCATAGTTTGATTGAGCAACAGGGGTTTGATCCAGTACATCAATTACAGCAGTATTTGCGATGGTCCCGAGAAGGACAGGTTATTAGGAATCCAAGCACTGAAAACTCCGCCTCAAAGCGAGCCCAGATGAAAGTGGCTAGCGAGTTTAGTCGCCTAGAAAGAAATATTGCAACCGGGGTTGATAATTGTCTAGCCAGAGTATACTAG
- a CDS encoding Npun_F0813 family protein, with translation MFILKRQDVEISSIQHPQREQQIPILNYQGQTFRLLSVFGATQEEEAIAFWRDLTDHRGKACVLLEEPERYSVWGKIRLDQLGTEPSSEGTRVSYIQACLLLLQTVYMDVEDFLGARQAGLFQKDIAKILIDSNFPQVESTQAVQQLLKIDPLTNSDFPTWEEHHLITLLQELYRLGKDYFGNTNFADGVSDILQDMPPQEQTQFINWLNNSDLGNLWQ, from the coding sequence ATGTTTATTTTGAAAAGGCAGGATGTTGAAATCTCTAGTATTCAGCACCCACAGAGGGAGCAGCAAATCCCGATTCTCAATTACCAGGGGCAAACCTTTCGCCTGCTCAGTGTATTTGGTGCCACTCAGGAAGAGGAAGCCATAGCTTTCTGGCGAGACCTCACCGATCATCGGGGAAAAGCTTGTGTATTGTTGGAAGAACCTGAGCGCTACAGCGTTTGGGGAAAAATCCGTCTGGATCAATTAGGCACTGAACCCAGCTCTGAGGGCACTAGGGTATCCTACATTCAAGCCTGTCTTTTGCTACTACAGACGGTGTATATGGATGTGGAAGACTTCTTAGGAGCTAGACAAGCTGGGTTGTTTCAGAAGGATATCGCCAAGATCTTGATAGATTCAAACTTTCCCCAGGTTGAATCGACCCAAGCTGTACAACAATTGCTCAAAATCGACCCCCTTACCAACTCTGATTTTCCTACCTGGGAAGAACATCATCTGATCACCCTGTTGCAAGAACTCTATCGCTTAGGTAAAGACTATTTTGGCAATACCAACTTTGCTGATGGGGTTAGCGATATATTGCAGGATATGCCCCCTCAGGAGCAAACTCAGTTTATCAACTGGCTTAACAACTCTGATCTTGGTAATCTATGGCAATAA
- a CDS encoding tetratricopeptide repeat protein: MSQKRSLWIKIVLVLAVLAFIGISMIPLLGNIFKDNPASVGATPTATPNISAQQQAELEAQAKGYELVLQREPENLTALRGLLEIRLQLRDIKGTIEPLEKLAKLNTDQTDYGVLLAQVKQQIGDREGAAQAYRDILNAKPGDMNALQGLVSLLTQENRPEAAIGLLQDTLKSSQQVNEIKPGSIDVISVQLLLGQVYANQKRYDEATAIYDQAIKGNQDDWRPVLAKAMIFKEQGNTEKAKPLFDQAASLAPAKYKDQVKQLAAETPETPETPETPEN; the protein is encoded by the coding sequence GTGTCTCAAAAGCGCAGTCTCTGGATCAAAATAGTGCTAGTACTAGCTGTGCTAGCCTTTATCGGTATTTCGATGATTCCTTTGCTAGGGAATATTTTCAAGGATAATCCCGCCTCTGTTGGGGCAACACCTACAGCTACACCAAATATTTCTGCCCAGCAGCAAGCAGAACTAGAAGCTCAAGCCAAGGGTTATGAACTAGTCTTGCAGCGAGAACCAGAAAATTTAACGGCTTTGAGAGGTCTGCTGGAGATACGGCTGCAGCTCAGAGACATCAAAGGCACCATTGAACCCTTAGAAAAGTTAGCCAAACTCAATACAGACCAGACAGATTATGGAGTCTTGCTGGCTCAGGTAAAACAACAAATTGGCGATCGCGAAGGAGCAGCTCAAGCCTATCGGGACATATTAAACGCTAAGCCTGGGGATATGAATGCTCTGCAAGGGTTAGTTAGTTTGCTAACCCAGGAAAACCGCCCAGAAGCAGCCATCGGTTTGCTGCAAGACACCTTAAAAAGTTCCCAGCAAGTCAATGAGATTAAGCCTGGGAGCATTGATGTCATTTCTGTGCAGTTGTTGTTAGGTCAAGTTTACGCGAATCAGAAGCGTTATGACGAAGCCACAGCTATCTATGACCAGGCGATCAAAGGCAACCAAGATGACTGGAGACCAGTGCTAGCTAAAGCCATGATTTTTAAAGAACAGGGTAACACTGAAAAGGCTAAACCCCTGTTTGACCAGGCTGCATCCCTAGCACCAGCCAAGTACAAAGACCAAGTCAAACAGTTAGCAGCGGAAACTCCAGAAACGCCAGAAACTCCAGAAACTCCAGAAAATTAG
- the iscB gene encoding RNA-guided endonuclease IscB — MRVFVLDQNKKPLDPCHPARARELLNMGRAKVFKRYPFTIVLKDRILEKSVTHSHRLKIDPGSKTSGMAIVQEETGRVTSALEISHRGQQIKNSLDSRRALRRGRRNRKTRYRKPRFLNRTRRQGWLPPSLESRINNIETWVKRIRKVCPISAISQELVRFDLQQMQNPEISEVEYQRGELFGFEVKEYLLAKWGRKCVYCNAENTPLEIEHIVPKSKGGSNRVSNLTLACRPCNHKKGNKYVEDFLSKKPELLKKIKGKTKTSLKDATAVNTTRWELYRRLQETGLPVEVGSGGLTKFNRKVRMIEKHHWTDASCVGKSTPERLLIRGIKPLLIAAKGHGTRQRCRPNKYGFPKAHAPKAKFFQGFQTGDIVKADVIKGKFAGQYVGRIAIRFRPSFTLQLPTQKFDVHPKYLKTIHKADGYEYQS; from the coding sequence ATGCGAGTTTTCGTTCTAGATCAAAATAAGAAACCACTGGATCCATGCCACCCGGCACGAGCAAGAGAGCTATTGAACATGGGAAGGGCTAAAGTATTTAAACGGTACCCATTTACAATTGTATTAAAAGACAGGATTTTAGAAAAATCTGTCACTCATTCACATCGTTTAAAGATAGACCCTGGTAGTAAAACAAGCGGGATGGCTATTGTTCAAGAAGAAACAGGACGTGTCACAAGCGCCTTAGAAATATCTCACAGGGGACAACAGATTAAGAATTCTCTAGACTCTCGCAGGGCATTAAGGAGAGGTAGACGCAACCGTAAGACTCGATATCGCAAACCTCGTTTTTTGAACAGAACTCGTAGACAAGGATGGTTACCCCCATCTCTTGAAAGCCGAATTAACAATATTGAGACTTGGGTGAAACGAATTAGAAAAGTCTGTCCGATTAGCGCTATTTCTCAAGAGTTAGTCAGGTTTGATTTGCAGCAAATGCAAAACCCTGAAATTAGCGAGGTTGAATATCAACGCGGTGAGTTATTCGGCTTTGAGGTCAAGGAATACTTGCTTGCCAAATGGGGAAGAAAATGTGTCTACTGCAACGCTGAAAACACCCCATTGGAAATAGAACACATTGTCCCCAAATCAAAAGGAGGTTCTAACAGAGTAAGCAATCTAACCTTAGCTTGTAGACCTTGTAATCATAAAAAAGGTAACAAATATGTAGAAGATTTTTTAAGTAAAAAGCCTGAACTCTTGAAGAAAATTAAGGGGAAAACCAAGACTTCACTTAAAGACGCGACTGCGGTTAATACTACCCGATGGGAATTGTATAGAAGACTTCAAGAAACCGGGTTACCTGTAGAAGTAGGTTCTGGGGGACTGACCAAATTTAACCGTAAGGTCAGAATGATTGAAAAACACCATTGGACTGATGCTTCTTGTGTTGGTAAATCAACACCTGAGCGGCTACTTATCAGGGGAATAAAACCGCTGTTAATTGCAGCTAAAGGACACGGAACTAGGCAGCGTTGTCGTCCTAACAAATATGGGTTTCCGAAAGCTCACGCTCCAAAAGCTAAGTTTTTTCAGGGTTTTCAAACAGGTGATATTGTTAAAGCTGATGTCATCAAAGGTAAGTTTGCTGGTCAATATGTCGGACGTATTGCAATTCGCTTTAGACCTAGCTTTACCCTTCAACTACCAACTCAAAAATTTGACGTACATCCCAAATACTTGAAAACTATTCACAAGGCTGACGGCTATGAATATCAATCTTGA
- a CDS encoding four helix bundle protein produces the protein MANGSLKELETHLLITGRLSYLKNSELQPVLELSDEIGRMLNSLMEKLKEKKKN, from the coding sequence ATAGCTAATGGATCTCTCAAAGAATTGGAAACACATTTGCTAATTACTGGCAGATTATCTTATCTTAAAAACTCTGAGTTACAGCCCGTTTTAGAGTTAAGCGATGAAATAGGAAGAATGCTCAACAGTCTGATGGAAAAACTAAAGGAGAAGAAGAAAAATTAG